The following proteins come from a genomic window of Gemmatimonadota bacterium:
- the tcuA gene encoding FAD-dependent tricarballylate dehydrogenase TcuA: MLVVGGGNAALCAALSARASGARVLMLEAAPKVFRGGNSRHTRNLRYVHDAPTQVLSGPYTESEFLDDLLRVTGGRTDETLARLTLSRSRDLGVWMERHGARFQAPLKGSLQLSRTNAFFLGGGKALLNAYYHTATAMGVQVRYEAEVTGLEVEDGRFRAALTSGANGTERIEAHTLVAASGGFQANEEWLRRAWGPAADNFVIRGSPYDRGRVLEALLDHGAATIGDPTQCHAVAVDARAPRFDGGIVTRLDCVPFGIAVNREGRRFYDEGEDVWPKRYAIWGRLVAQQPDQIAYGIIDDQTRGLTMPSAFPPIEAATIPDLAAALGLPVDRLQQTVAAYNRAIVPGTFDPSKLDDCRTEALDPPKSHWALPLDRPPFRAWPLRPGITFTYMGVRVGADARVILEDGHALPNVFAAGEIMSGNVLGQGYLAGFGMTLGTVFGRIAGEEAARHVRG, encoded by the coding sequence GTGCTGGTCGTGGGGGGAGGGAATGCGGCGCTCTGCGCCGCCCTGAGCGCGCGGGCCTCCGGTGCGCGCGTCTTGATGCTGGAAGCCGCCCCCAAGGTCTTCCGGGGTGGGAACAGCCGGCACACACGCAATCTGCGCTACGTGCACGATGCCCCCACCCAGGTGCTCAGCGGACCCTACACCGAGTCCGAGTTCCTCGACGACCTGCTCCGCGTTACCGGCGGCCGGACGGATGAGACGCTGGCGCGTTTGACACTGTCCCGTTCCCGTGACCTCGGAGTTTGGATGGAGCGGCACGGTGCACGCTTCCAGGCGCCGCTCAAGGGGTCGCTCCAGCTTTCCCGGACCAACGCCTTCTTCCTGGGCGGCGGAAAGGCTCTCCTGAACGCGTACTACCACACGGCCACCGCCATGGGCGTGCAGGTCCGCTATGAAGCCGAGGTGACCGGGCTGGAGGTCGAGGACGGACGGTTTCGGGCGGCGCTGACCAGCGGTGCGAACGGGACTGAGCGCATCGAGGCGCACACGCTGGTCGCGGCCTCAGGAGGCTTCCAAGCGAATGAAGAGTGGTTGCGACGCGCTTGGGGACCCGCCGCGGACAACTTCGTGATCCGCGGGAGCCCCTACGACCGGGGCCGGGTGCTCGAAGCCCTGTTGGACCACGGAGCAGCGACCATCGGCGATCCCACGCAGTGCCACGCCGTGGCCGTCGATGCCCGTGCGCCGCGCTTCGACGGCGGCATCGTGACGCGCCTGGACTGCGTACCCTTCGGCATCGCCGTGAACCGCGAGGGCAGACGCTTCTACGACGAAGGCGAGGATGTCTGGCCGAAGCGCTACGCGATCTGGGGGCGCCTGGTCGCACAGCAACCCGACCAGATCGCCTACGGCATCATCGACGACCAGACGCGAGGCCTGACCATGCCTTCCGCGTTCCCCCCGATCGAAGCCGCCACCATCCCCGACCTGGCGGCCGCGCTCGGCCTGCCCGTCGATCGCTTGCAGCAGACGGTGGCGGCGTACAATCGTGCGATCGTGCCCGGTACGTTCGACCCCTCGAAGCTCGACGACTGCCGCACCGAGGCGCTCGACCCGCCCAAGAGCCACTGGGCACTCCCACTGGACCGGCCCCCCTTCCGTGCCTGGCCGCTGCGTCCCGGCATCACCTTCACCTACATGGGGGTCAGGGTGGGCGCGGACGCCCGAGTGATCCTGGAAGACGGGCACGCACTGCCCAACGTCTTCGCTGCGGGAGAGATCATGTCGGGCAACGTGCTGGGTCAGGGCTACCTGGCAGGCTTCGGCATGACCCTGGGAACGGTCTTCGGCCGCATCGCGGGAGAGGAGGCGGCGCGCCATGTCCGAGGCTGA
- the tcuB gene encoding tricarballylate utilization 4Fe-4S protein TcuB produces MSEAETLTEARRVMTLCNACRYCEGFCAVFPAMELRTAFTDDDLRYLSNLCHDCRGCYYACQYAPPHAFDVNVPRVFAELRLHSYTRFARPRWLGRWLRRPVVGAWLAGALAFVGILAVVGLGPGLRALTVPHVGAGAFYAVVPYSALVGSAGLLLLAVAMAWLAATRAAGWLSRSGGSAGLLRAAIDAARLTYLGGGGEGCPYPEERPSARRRLFHQLVVWGFLLDLAATSVAALYHHVLHREAPYALTSLPVLLGSLGGAGLMVGCLGLLALRRHADRDPAFPAARRLDAQLLWLLLLTVASGFGVLFLRETAALGPSLVLHLTCVGALFLTTPYGKLIHALHRFAALARWAGERARHTAHCDAP; encoded by the coding sequence ATGTCCGAGGCTGAGACGCTGACTGAAGCCCGGCGCGTGATGACGCTCTGCAATGCCTGCCGCTATTGCGAGGGCTTCTGCGCCGTGTTCCCGGCCATGGAGTTGCGCACAGCGTTCACCGACGACGACCTGCGCTATCTGTCCAACCTCTGCCACGACTGCCGCGGCTGCTACTACGCCTGTCAGTACGCACCACCGCACGCGTTCGATGTCAACGTTCCGCGCGTGTTCGCAGAGCTGCGCCTCCACAGCTACACCCGCTTCGCACGCCCCCGCTGGCTGGGACGCTGGCTGCGCCGCCCCGTGGTCGGCGCGTGGCTCGCGGGCGCGCTCGCGTTCGTGGGGATCCTGGCCGTGGTCGGACTGGGCCCCGGTCTCCGTGCGTTGACCGTCCCGCACGTCGGAGCGGGCGCCTTCTACGCAGTGGTGCCCTATTCGGCCCTGGTAGGGAGCGCCGGCCTCCTCCTGCTGGCCGTCGCGATGGCTTGGTTGGCCGCCACCCGGGCCGCGGGATGGCTTTCCCGCTCGGGCGGGTCCGCAGGCCTCCTCCGGGCCGCGATCGACGCGGCCCGGCTCACCTACCTGGGCGGCGGAGGGGAGGGCTGCCCCTATCCGGAAGAGCGGCCCTCCGCGCGGCGTCGCCTCTTCCATCAGCTCGTGGTTTGGGGCTTCCTGCTGGATCTGGCAGCGACTTCGGTGGCTGCGCTCTACCACCACGTCTTGCACCGCGAAGCGCCGTATGCGCTCACCAGCCTTCCGGTGCTTCTGGGCTCGCTGGGCGGGGCCGGCCTGATGGTGGGTTGCTTGGGCCTGCTTGCACTTCGCCGACATGCGGACCGGGACCCTGCCTTCCCCGCGGCCCGCCGGCTCGACGCGCAGCTCCTGTGGCTCCTGCTGCTCACCGTCGCTAGCGGCTTCGGGGTGCTGTTCCTGCGCGAGACCGCGGCCCTGGGCCCGAGCCTGGTCCTCCATCTCACGTGCGTCGGGGCCCTGTTCCTCACCACGCCTTACGGGAAGCTGATCCACGCGCTGCATCGCTTCGCCGCGCTGGCCCGCTGGGCCGGAGAGCGCGCTCGGCACACAGCGCACTGCGACGCCCCCTGA
- a CDS encoding YkvA family protein, producing the protein MPLPSMDQIKDMLESAEMKARVESKETLESIRAGFGPALEKVKDRLGDSWQDVRTIYEMAFDETFDMKKEVKYAAVGALAYLVSPVDLLPERYLGALGLADDVAVLVWALKYAQPEIERYRAHRAAPGGEGVAPSTGGGGGA; encoded by the coding sequence GTGCCACTGCCGTCGATGGACCAGATCAAGGACATGCTCGAGAGCGCCGAGATGAAGGCGCGGGTGGAGAGCAAGGAGACCCTCGAGAGCATCCGCGCGGGATTCGGCCCTGCCCTGGAGAAGGTCAAGGACAGGTTGGGGGACTCCTGGCAGGATGTGCGCACGATCTACGAGATGGCCTTCGACGAGACCTTCGACATGAAGAAGGAGGTCAAGTACGCGGCGGTGGGCGCGCTGGCCTACCTCGTAAGCCCGGTGGATCTGCTTCCCGAACGCTACCTGGGTGCGTTGGGGCTCGCCGACGACGTGGCCGTCCTGGTGTGGGCGCTGAAGTACGCGCAACCGGAGATCGAGCGCTACCGGGCGCACCGGGCCGCACCGGGGGGAGAGGGGGTGGCTCCGAGTACGGGGGGCGGTGGCGGCGCCTGA
- a CDS encoding DUF5916 domain-containing protein, with the protein MNRSLVSIFLAGALSIAGARAAAAQNSTGGNAATSRSAGAGFVAQASATQVAPVIDGRLGDAPWADALPLTDFVQREPRDGEASSERTEVRILYDDEALYVGVWAFDSRPEGIVPGDRIRDYELEESDAVVLVLDTFRDQVNGFVFGTTPSGIEYDGQVANEGQGGGFFLGGGAGNNQRRFQAGAGGGFNKNWDGSWTVATSTDAQGWYAEFRIPFSTLRYGSEAPSWGFNVMRRIRRKNEEAFWTRVPREFNLYRLNYAGELQGLEPPFRRLASVTPYVLGSTAKDYEAGDTEFGSGYEWGGEAKVQVTQGLTLDLTANTDFAQVEVDDQQVNLTRFSLLFPEKRPFFLENAGFFTVGGGGADLFFSRRIGISSGQPVPILGGARLSGKTAGLNVGLLHIQTDGLEDVQPATAYSVARLARELPNRSRIGGLFADRNSDFDGDDNRTYALDAQVGIGQALTLSGWAARTDTPEDLDAEQAWNLNAGWSSRSWTGSLQAQEFGENFDPGVGFASRVGHRYYQAFAMHYVRPRRIFRELRPHVSYFTYRSRKDGIERGFEETSRLHVDSHFEWASGMMFSPAMNWSREGLYEPFQIADSVVVQPGVYEGWEAAWRFNTNRSARVVLDAGIDWGTFLSGTRHGWNMAVTLRQGEALTTSFRYAENDLDLAEGRFKTRLGGMNVGYFFTPRIYVQSLLQYSDQADRWSTNVRFGWLNTAGTGLFIVYNDVQGIDDLSGPLGRSLILKFTRQFNVMGG; encoded by the coding sequence GTGAATCGTAGCCTTGTCTCGATCTTCCTCGCTGGTGCCCTCTCCATCGCCGGGGCGCGTGCCGCTGCCGCGCAGAACAGCACGGGCGGGAATGCCGCGACCAGCCGCTCGGCCGGCGCTGGCTTCGTGGCCCAGGCCTCCGCCACCCAGGTCGCTCCGGTCATCGACGGCAGACTGGGTGACGCGCCTTGGGCCGATGCGCTTCCGCTCACGGATTTCGTGCAGCGCGAGCCGCGGGATGGGGAGGCGTCGAGTGAGCGCACCGAGGTGCGCATCCTCTACGACGACGAGGCGCTCTACGTCGGTGTCTGGGCGTTCGACTCGCGCCCCGAGGGGATCGTGCCCGGGGATCGGATTCGCGACTACGAGCTCGAAGAGAGCGATGCCGTTGTGTTGGTTCTGGACACGTTCCGGGACCAGGTCAACGGTTTCGTGTTTGGGACCACGCCCTCCGGGATCGAATACGACGGGCAGGTCGCCAACGAAGGTCAGGGCGGCGGGTTCTTCCTCGGAGGTGGCGCGGGCAACAACCAGCGCCGCTTCCAGGCCGGAGCGGGAGGCGGGTTCAACAAGAACTGGGATGGGAGCTGGACCGTGGCCACCTCCACGGACGCACAGGGGTGGTATGCGGAGTTCCGGATTCCCTTTTCGACCCTGCGCTACGGGTCCGAGGCACCGAGCTGGGGCTTCAACGTGATGCGACGGATCCGTCGCAAGAACGAGGAGGCTTTTTGGACGCGGGTACCGCGCGAGTTCAACCTGTACCGGCTCAACTACGCCGGTGAGCTGCAGGGGTTGGAGCCTCCCTTCCGCCGCCTGGCCAGCGTAACGCCGTACGTGCTGGGCTCCACCGCGAAGGACTACGAAGCCGGCGATACGGAGTTCGGGTCCGGGTACGAGTGGGGCGGTGAAGCCAAGGTCCAGGTGACACAGGGCCTGACGCTGGACCTCACGGCCAACACGGACTTCGCCCAGGTCGAGGTGGACGACCAACAGGTCAACCTGACGCGGTTCTCGCTCCTGTTTCCCGAGAAACGCCCGTTCTTTCTGGAGAATGCCGGCTTCTTCACCGTCGGAGGCGGCGGCGCCGATCTGTTCTTCAGCCGTCGCATCGGAATCTCCAGCGGACAGCCCGTGCCCATCCTGGGCGGCGCTCGTTTGTCGGGGAAGACGGCGGGACTGAACGTCGGGCTGTTGCACATCCAGACCGACGGGCTCGAGGACGTGCAACCGGCCACCGCCTATTCGGTGGCGCGCCTGGCGCGGGAGCTGCCGAATCGATCTCGGATCGGCGGCCTGTTCGCGGATCGCAACAGCGACTTCGACGGAGACGACAACCGCACCTACGCGCTGGACGCGCAGGTGGGGATCGGACAGGCGCTCACCTTGAGCGGTTGGGCGGCGCGCACCGACACGCCGGAGGATCTGGACGCGGAGCAAGCCTGGAACCTGAATGCGGGCTGGAGCAGCCGGAGCTGGACGGGCAGCCTGCAGGCCCAGGAGTTCGGCGAGAACTTCGATCCTGGCGTCGGTTTCGCCTCCCGCGTGGGACACCGCTACTACCAGGCGTTCGCGATGCACTACGTCCGCCCCCGCCGGATCTTCCGCGAGTTGCGCCCGCACGTCTCGTACTTCACCTACCGCAGCCGGAAAGACGGAATCGAACGTGGCTTCGAGGAGACGTCACGCCTGCACGTCGACTCCCACTTCGAGTGGGCGAGCGGCATGATGTTCAGTCCAGCCATGAACTGGTCGCGAGAGGGGCTCTACGAGCCCTTCCAGATCGCGGACAGCGTGGTGGTGCAGCCCGGGGTCTACGAGGGATGGGAAGCCGCCTGGCGATTCAACACCAACCGATCCGCGCGAGTGGTGCTGGACGCCGGAATCGACTGGGGCACATTCCTCTCCGGCACCCGCCACGGCTGGAACATGGCCGTGACCCTGAGGCAGGGTGAGGCGCTGACCACGTCGTTCCGGTACGCGGAGAACGACCTCGATCTGGCCGAGGGGCGGTTCAAGACACGCCTGGGCGGTATGAATGTCGGGTACTTCTTCACGCCCCGGATCTACGTGCAGTCTCTGCTTCAGTACAGCGACCAGGCCGACCGCTGGTCCACGAACGTCCGGTTCGGTTGGCTCAACACCGCGGGCACGGGCCTCTTCATCGTCTACAACGACGTTCAGGGAATCGACGACCTCAGCGGGCCCCTGGGCCGTTCGCTGATCCTCAAGTTCACTCGGCAATTCAACGTGATGGGAGGCTGA
- a CDS encoding amidohydrolase yields the protein MWPEAWDAERRRFVVFGVLLTAACGPPSADLVLRGGHIYTADATRSRAEALAIRGDKIVFVGSAAGAQAWVDGHTEIVELEGRMALPAFRDAHVHAITAGVELGQCDLNELTTLEAVRDSIAGCATRSGAAGWITGGGFDLGLFPGGAPRRETLDSLTGSVPTFLSSADGHTSWVNSAALEVAGVTAETPDPEAGVIVRDRAGQPVGTLREDASDLVSRHLPPTSQEEYQRGLRRALERMARFGIVSFQEASASEALLEAYATADRDGWLSARVRAAQHVDRTRGAEQVEEMLERRQRYRGRRLEAGSAKIFVDGVIEGATGALLDPYLPLPGEDPGRSGPDGRGIPNYSQARLDSIVTRLDGAGMQVHMHAIGDRAIRMGLDALESARRVNGVRDSRHHLAHIQLFAPEDLPRFAQLGAVANFQPLWSFADSYMTELTEPRLGPERSRWQYPIRSVVESGARVAAGSDWSVSSLNPLDAIQVAVTHRSLEAAPDEAVWNPEQRVDLATILDAYTVGSAFVNFEDDRSGSLEVGKLADLIVLDRDLFETPPEEIHRAQVVLTLLEGEAIYRAVPR from the coding sequence ATGTGGCCTGAAGCGTGGGACGCGGAGCGCCGGCGCTTTGTGGTGTTCGGTGTCCTACTGACTGCGGCCTGTGGTCCCCCCTCCGCCGATCTGGTCCTGCGCGGGGGGCACATCTACACGGCAGACGCCACCCGGAGCCGGGCGGAAGCGCTGGCGATCCGTGGTGACAAGATCGTATTCGTCGGCAGCGCCGCTGGCGCCCAAGCGTGGGTGGACGGGCATACGGAGATCGTCGAGCTGGAGGGCCGGATGGCCCTTCCCGCCTTTCGCGACGCGCACGTGCACGCAATCACGGCCGGAGTGGAGCTGGGTCAGTGCGACCTGAATGAGCTCACCACGCTGGAGGCCGTGCGCGACAGCATCGCAGGCTGCGCAACACGCAGCGGTGCCGCCGGCTGGATCACGGGCGGGGGGTTCGATTTGGGGTTGTTTCCAGGCGGTGCGCCGCGGCGTGAGACCCTCGACTCGTTGACGGGGAGCGTCCCCACCTTCCTGTCCTCCGCGGATGGGCACACGTCCTGGGTCAACTCGGCTGCACTGGAGGTTGCCGGCGTGACTGCGGAGACCCCGGATCCCGAGGCGGGCGTGATCGTGCGTGACCGTGCGGGCCAGCCCGTGGGCACGCTGCGGGAGGACGCGTCGGACCTGGTCTCCCGGCACCTTCCCCCCACCTCGCAGGAGGAATACCAGCGTGGCTTGCGGCGGGCGCTGGAGCGCATGGCGCGCTTCGGCATCGTGTCCTTCCAGGAGGCCAGCGCATCCGAGGCCCTGCTCGAGGCGTACGCGACCGCCGATCGCGACGGGTGGCTCAGCGCGCGCGTCCGGGCCGCCCAGCATGTGGATCGTACGCGCGGTGCCGAGCAGGTGGAGGAGATGCTGGAGCGTCGGCAACGCTACCGGGGCCGGCGTCTCGAGGCGGGCTCGGCCAAGATCTTCGTGGACGGGGTCATCGAAGGAGCCACCGGCGCGCTACTCGATCCCTACCTCCCCCTCCCAGGAGAAGATCCCGGCCGCTCCGGTCCGGACGGCCGCGGAATCCCCAACTATTCCCAGGCTCGACTGGACAGCATTGTCACGCGCCTGGATGGTGCCGGCATGCAGGTACACATGCACGCGATCGGTGACCGGGCCATCCGCATGGGGCTGGACGCGCTGGAGTCGGCGCGGCGCGTGAACGGCGTGCGCGACAGCCGCCACCATCTCGCCCACATCCAGCTGTTCGCGCCCGAGGACCTTCCCCGCTTCGCCCAGCTGGGTGCCGTCGCGAACTTCCAGCCCCTCTGGTCGTTCGCGGACTCGTACATGACGGAGTTGACCGAGCCCCGGCTGGGCCCGGAGCGCTCGCGCTGGCAGTATCCCATCCGCTCCGTGGTGGAGAGCGGCGCCAGGGTCGCCGCCGGAAGCGATTGGTCTGTGTCGTCGTTGAACCCGCTGGACGCGATCCAGGTGGCTGTCACGCACCGAAGCCTGGAGGCGGCCCCGGACGAGGCGGTCTGGAACCCGGAGCAGCGCGTCGATCTGGCCACCATCCTGGACGCGTACACGGTGGGGTCGGCGTTCGTCAATTTCGAGGACGACCGGAGTGGGTCGCTGGAGGTCGGGAAGCTCGCCGATCTGATCGTGCTGGATCGCGATTTGTTCGAGACCCCTCCAGAGGAGATCCACCGTGCGCAGGTGGTGCTCACCCTCCTGGAAGGCGAGGCCATCTATCGCGCGGTCCCTCGCTGA
- a CDS encoding NAD-dependent succinate-semialdehyde dehydrogenase — MALISVDPATGKTLRAFETMSDEVVAAIVERAQAAHRGWRATSFERRAAPMRRVAELLRERQEELAELMTREMGKPITGARSELEKCAWVCEYYAEHGERFLAAQPVQTDARRSFVAFEPLGVVLAVMPWNFPFWQVLRFAAPALMAGNAGILKHASNVMGCALAIEDLFRDAGFPEDLFRSLLIPGSAVTRVIEHPGVAAVTLTGSTPAGKSVAAKAGEMLKKTVLELGGSDPYVVLADADLDQAVATCVTSRLINNGQSCIAAKRFIVVEPLLADFERLCVEQMAARTVGDPMLAGTDIGPLARTDLRDELHAQVLRSVEAGARLLLGGRVPDGEGAFYPPTVLAGVHPGMPAFDEELFGPVAAIVPAGNEAEAIDLANRSEFGLGAAVFTRDLERGEHIARHRLEAGSCFVNAFVKSDPRLPFGGIKTSGYGRELSEFGIREFVNIKTVYVA, encoded by the coding sequence ATGGCACTGATCAGCGTCGACCCGGCCACCGGGAAGACCCTGCGCGCCTTCGAGACGATGTCGGACGAAGTGGTCGCGGCGATCGTGGAACGCGCGCAAGCCGCGCACCGGGGCTGGCGCGCGACCTCGTTCGAGCGCCGGGCCGCCCCGATGCGTCGGGTAGCCGAGCTGCTGAGGGAGCGGCAGGAGGAGTTGGCGGAGCTGATGACCCGCGAGATGGGAAAACCCATCACGGGCGCGCGTTCCGAGTTGGAGAAGTGCGCCTGGGTCTGCGAATACTACGCCGAGCACGGGGAGCGCTTCCTGGCAGCCCAGCCGGTTCAGACCGATGCGCGTCGAAGCTTCGTGGCGTTCGAGCCCCTTGGGGTGGTCCTGGCGGTGATGCCCTGGAACTTCCCCTTCTGGCAGGTGCTCCGCTTCGCGGCCCCTGCCCTGATGGCGGGCAACGCCGGCATCCTCAAACACGCCTCCAACGTGATGGGATGTGCGCTCGCGATCGAGGACCTGTTCCGGGACGCCGGATTCCCGGAGGACCTGTTCCGGAGCCTCCTGATCCCGGGGAGCGCGGTGACAAGGGTCATCGAACACCCGGGCGTGGCCGCGGTCACCCTGACGGGCAGCACTCCGGCAGGGAAGAGCGTGGCCGCCAAGGCCGGGGAGATGCTCAAGAAGACCGTACTCGAGCTGGGCGGGAGCGATCCTTACGTGGTGCTCGCCGACGCGGACCTCGATCAGGCCGTGGCGACCTGTGTGACCAGTCGACTGATCAACAACGGGCAGAGTTGCATCGCCGCCAAGCGCTTCATCGTGGTCGAACCACTGCTCGCGGACTTCGAGCGCCTGTGCGTCGAACAGATGGCGGCGCGCACTGTCGGCGATCCCATGCTCGCTGGAACGGACATCGGTCCCCTGGCTCGCACCGATCTGCGCGACGAATTGCACGCTCAGGTCCTCCGGAGCGTCGAGGCGGGCGCACGTCTTCTGCTTGGTGGCCGGGTCCCGGACGGCGAGGGAGCGTTCTACCCGCCGACCGTACTGGCGGGAGTGCACCCGGGGATGCCCGCGTTCGACGAGGAGCTGTTCGGGCCGGTAGCGGCCATCGTTCCCGCCGGGAACGAGGCCGAGGCCATCGACCTCGCCAACCGAAGTGAGTTCGGGTTGGGCGCGGCGGTCTTCACTCGCGACCTGGAGCGTGGGGAGCACATCGCCCGACATCGCCTCGAAGCGGGCTCCTGCTTCGTCAATGCCTTCGTGAAGTCCGATCCACGCCTACCCTTCGGGGGGATCAAGACCTCGGGGTACGGCCGCGAGCTGTCCGAGTTCGGAATCCGGGAGTTCGTCAACATCAAGACCGTCTATGTGGCCTGA
- a CDS encoding CoA-acylating methylmalonate-semialdehyde dehydrogenase — protein sequence MEPVTQRPTEAPGAPRALHHFVAGALRAGTSGRTSPVYDPARGVQTGLVPLAGVHEVDEAVANAQAAFEEWRHVSIARRTKLMFRFRDLVERNAGEIARRLTAEHGKVLADAQGEVARGLENIEYACGLAELLKGTYSEQASTGIDVYSVRRPLGVVAGITPFNFPAMVPLWMLPNAIACGNTFVLKPSERDPSAPSFLAELFHEAGFPAGVLNVVHGDRVAVDRLLVHPDVKAVSFVGSTPVARHVYQTATAHGKRVQALAGAKNHMVVLPDADVDLAADSAVSAAYGSAGERCMAISVVVTVGKVADPLVTAIADRLPRLRVGSGFDPDSEMGPLITREHRDRVARYLDEGARDGAQVIVDGRKTAFEGDGFFLGASLLDRVRPGMSVYEDEIFGPVLCVLRVDTYQEAVDLIARNPWGNGAAIFTRDGGAARRFQEDADAGMVGINVPIPVPVGYHSFGGWKESAFGDHTIYGPEGVHFYTKPKVLTVRWPDPSGSRVDLGFPTNR from the coding sequence ATGGAACCAGTGACCCAGCGTCCCACCGAGGCCCCGGGCGCGCCGCGAGCGCTCCATCATTTCGTGGCGGGAGCGCTCCGAGCGGGGACGTCGGGGCGCACTTCGCCGGTCTACGACCCTGCCCGCGGTGTACAGACCGGTCTGGTTCCGCTGGCCGGTGTCCACGAGGTCGACGAGGCAGTCGCCAATGCTCAGGCCGCCTTCGAAGAGTGGCGGCACGTGAGCATCGCCCGTCGTACGAAGTTGATGTTCCGCTTTCGGGATCTCGTGGAGCGCAACGCCGGCGAGATCGCTCGGCGCCTGACGGCCGAGCACGGCAAGGTACTGGCGGACGCACAGGGCGAGGTGGCGCGCGGACTGGAAAACATCGAGTACGCCTGCGGGCTGGCCGAGCTCCTGAAAGGCACCTACAGCGAACAGGCCTCCACGGGCATCGACGTGTACTCCGTCCGACGCCCCCTGGGAGTCGTTGCCGGCATCACTCCCTTCAACTTTCCGGCGATGGTGCCGCTGTGGATGCTTCCCAACGCCATCGCCTGCGGGAACACCTTCGTTCTGAAGCCGTCCGAGCGCGACCCGTCCGCACCCTCGTTTCTGGCGGAGCTGTTCCATGAGGCCGGCTTCCCGGCAGGCGTCCTCAACGTCGTGCACGGCGACCGTGTGGCGGTCGACCGCCTGCTCGTCCACCCCGACGTGAAGGCCGTGAGCTTCGTGGGCTCCACCCCGGTCGCGCGCCACGTGTACCAGACGGCCACGGCCCACGGCAAGCGCGTCCAGGCTCTGGCCGGAGCCAAGAACCATATGGTCGTGCTCCCCGACGCCGACGTGGATCTCGCGGCCGACTCTGCCGTGTCCGCCGCGTACGGTTCGGCGGGCGAACGCTGCATGGCCATCTCGGTCGTGGTCACGGTGGGGAAGGTCGCCGACCCGCTGGTCACCGCCATCGCGGACCGCCTGCCCCGGCTCCGCGTCGGATCCGGATTCGATCCGGATTCCGAGATGGGTCCACTGATCACGCGGGAGCACCGGGACCGGGTGGCACGCTACCTGGACGAAGGGGCGCGCGACGGTGCCCAGGTCATCGTGGATGGTCGCAAGACGGCCTTCGAAGGCGACGGCTTCTTCCTGGGAGCCTCGCTGCTCGACCGGGTGCGCCCGGGGATGAGCGTGTACGAGGACGAAATCTTCGGACCCGTGCTGTGCGTCCTGCGCGTCGACACCTACCAGGAAGCGGTCGACCTGATCGCAAGGAATCCCTGGGGCAACGGCGCGGCGATCTTCACGCGCGACGGAGGCGCGGCCCGGCGCTTCCAGGAGGATGCCGACGCCGGCATGGTGGGGATCAACGTCCCCATCCCCGTTCCGGTGGGCTACCACTCGTTCGGCGGCTGGAAAGAGTCGGCCTTCGGAGATCACACGATCTACGGTCCGGAGGGCGTGCACTTCTACACGAAGCCCAAGGTCCTCACCGTGCGTTGGCCCGACCCCTCGGGCAGTCGTGTCGACCTGGGCTTTCCCACCAACCGCTGA